In the Papio anubis isolate 15944 chromosome 3, Panubis1.0, whole genome shotgun sequence genome, gcctgcctgcagtcccagcaactcaggagcctgaggtgaaaggctcacttgagcccaggtcaaggctgagatgagctgtgatcacatcactacattccagcttgggtgacagagcaagaccctttctccaaaaaacaaaaaaaaaaaaggaaaggtaactttaaaaaatatatattttatgaatagttTAGGGTCATCCTTAAATGTTAGTTCATTGATAAACTGCACTATTAAGAAACTGCTTCCAAACAAATTTATTGAGATGTGATGCTGTATTACGGATCTAGGTTTTGACATTTCAGGTTAAACTCActccaaacaaaataataaactcaGACATTTCAGGATCAACACAAATACCATGGTAGAAAGATTGTATCCTtccagtttccaaaattcctaaTACGTCAAAGGCCCTAAACATACCTTTAAAGTACTAGTCTTAACTACAAAAAGAAACTTTCCCAAGCACTAAAATAGTAAAAGCAGAGACTAGTTTCTCAAGTATATGACAGACAAGCTTAGTAATTGGATCCTAATGAGACTACTTTTCCAAACTGTCAGCATGAACTGGTACCTGGACTGGTGTTCCACACCCACACTGTATTCTCAACTGTGCACAACCAAGTGCAATGAAGCAAATACCATCCCAGGATATAAAGAATAATATGCTTACATGACTTGCAACCCTATACACACTGAAGGttaggaaagaaacagaaaaaaaaaggaaacccaggACCCAAGGAAGAGAAATTAACTCACCTGGTAGCAGACACCTACTAAACCAAAAGGCATCAAAATCTGATTCAGAACAACAGACCTAGAAAGCTCATTACTTGAGAAAAAGTGGGATTCTAACCAGTCTACAAAACTGTTATGAGAATTGAGATCAAAACTACATAACACTACCCATTAGTAAACACAGGTTGATTTGAGAATAAACCAGCAAACTACTTGTACATTTCACTTTGTTGGTCAAATTCTAGAAGCAGGGGTACTGAACTCCCCtgttaaaatttaccttttttgttCCCCAAACCTTACACCAATCACCCACCTACACAAAAAGGCTGCAAAAAATAATCTGTGTCATGCCCAGTCTCTTCTGAAGTCACACTAAAAACGAGTAATCTAAAAAATCTGGGGAATGGGGGATAAGACAATatttcaggagttggagaccagcctggccaacatggtgaaaccccatctctactaaaaatacaaaaattagccaggcttggtggcacatgcctatagtcccagctacttgggaagctgaggcagaattacttgaacccaaggggtggaggctgcagagagccaagatcgtgtcactgctctctagcctgggcaaaagagtgaggctctgtccaaaaaaaaaaaaaaaaaaagaaaagaaaaagaaaaaaataaaaagaagaaacagaaaagagaaataacactATTCTGCCAGCTGTCAGCAGTATGGATATCACAGATTACATCACAGAACACCCTGATGCCCCGCAAAGATTTAGGAATTGGCAGCCCAAGTACCTGTAGAAACATAGACAAAACAGGTCAAAAGATGGATTCCAAGTTGCTTAACAATTAGTTCAAACCTCCAGATCCTCTGTACTGCTGGCAATTGACTCCCGAACCCTGGCAGAAAACTGGAGATGTACTGTCTTAAGCAAGTTAGAAAGAGCTGTTGGACTGAATAGGCACAGTGATGAAAACAGTTTACTTTTTGAGAGCCCTCAACCTTTTTCCACTGGGATCAGAAACTGACCACCATTTTTTATCCTTTAGGGAGGAGAGTGTAAGACTTCTCTGGTGAGCCTGACCAGCTTGACAAAACAAAAGGACTATATCAAGTGATTTCTCAATAAAATGACAGCCATATCACCCAACAGAGAAGTCAGTGATCGAAAAGCGCCCCTGCCAGCCCCACACACATAACATTCAATTAGCATTTAAAATGTTCCACCaattagcatttaaaatattccacTCCTAAACATGACCCAAGGATCACCAAACAGAATCTGAGGAAATTTTCTAACATGAAAACCAgaagccaggccgggcgcggtggctcaagcctgtaatcccagcactttgggaggccgagacgggcggatcacgaggtcaggagatcgagaccatcctggctaacacggtgaaaccccgtctctactaaaaaatacaaaaaactagccaggcgacgtggtgggtgcctgtagtcccacctactcgggaggctgaggcaggagaatggcgtgaacccgagaggagcttgcagtgagctgagatccggccactgcactccagcctgggtgacagagcaagactccgtctcaaaaaaaaaaaaaaaaaagaaaaccagaagccAAAGCAACAGGAAAACAAAGCATCTTGGAAACCAACTTTTTAACAGGTTATCATTAATAACcttagagatgagaaaaaggTATGTTGACATGTTATTTATAACAGATGGGGGGATGGTCTTAGAAATTGACACAATTGGCCAGACGCTGTagcttccacctgtaatcccagcactttgggaggctgaggtgggaggaccacctgagatcaggagttgggaaaccagcctggccaacatagcgaaaccccatctctactaaaaatacaaaaattagccaggcatggtagtgcgtacctgtagtcccaactacttgggaggctgaggcagaagaattgcttgaacctggaaggcggaggttgcagtgagtggagatcttgccactgcactccagcctggacgacaaggaACTCCGCCCCATACACCCCCCTacacccaaaaaagaaaactgacgcAATTGAAATTTTGGGATGTTTTTAAAAGCTGACAAGCTTTTAaaaggtgcagtggcacatgcctgtaactagcactttgggaagccgagttcaagaccagcctgggaaacatagcaagacctggtctctacaaaaattgaaaGATTAAATTAACAGAAACACATGTCCAGGGATTATACCCAAATAAGAATTCCAGAGAACCAAGATTGAGGTGGTAGATGGGGAAAGGAGAATCAGTTCAGTAGTTATTTCCCGTATCTGAAGAGCAAGTTTACACAATGACAAGGTTCAGTGAGTGTCCAATACAATGTATGAAATAAACCCAAGATGCAGTTGTGAAACGTAAGAACGGTAAAATTCCAAGTGATTTCAGAGTTAAGAaagattccatatataagatcaagattgaaaataaatttctggggCAAAGAACGGTGGCacacgcacacctgtaatcccagcactttgggaggccaagtcgggtggatcacctgaggtcaggagtttgggaccagcctaacatggtgaaaccccatctctactaaaaaaataaaataaaataaattttttaaaattagatgagcctggtggcacatgtctgtaatcccagctactcaggaggctggggcaggagaatcgcttgaatccaggagacagaagttgccatcagccgagatcatgccattgcactccagcctgggcagcaagaacgcaactctgtctcaaaaataatttaaaaaataaatttctggccaggtatggtggctcacacctgtaatcccagcactttgggaggccgaggtgggcgaatcacaaggtcaagagatcaagaccatcctggtcaacatgctgaaaccccgtctctactaaaaatacaaaaaaaattagccgggcgtggtggcgcaggcctgtagtcccagctgctcaggaggctgaggcaggagaatcgcttgaactggaggcagaatcgcttgaacccaggaggcggaggttgcagtgagctgagatcacaccactgcactccagtctggcaacagagcaagacaccgtctcaaaaataaatttcttcacCAAACCTGAATTCTCTACGTAGCTAAACTTAGTAATCCAGTGCAAAATACAACTTTACAGACAGGAAGGTCTCTAAGCTATTGGAAGATGTCCTGCACCAAACCAACAAAACCATAGATCTAGGAAACCGATCATAAATTGAGAGGCAAAGGGAAACCCAGAACAATGGCAAAGCCCCAACTCAGCAGTTACTCAGCAATTCAAAAAGGGCAAACAGTTCAGATTAGAATATAGAAAACCatcaagaaaaatatgaaactaattaccaaattaatgtatataaaaaatctttttttcaattCTAGTTTGAAAATCAGTGTCTGCTGGACAGAAAATTATCTAGGCCAAGAGGTACTGCTAGAAATGGCTCTGAGACTTGCAATTTAAATGAGTCAGACATACAGAAACAAAATAGTACAAAAATCGAGTTATAAGTTGTTTTTCAAGAATGAGTTTGATCTCCAAAAATTAATCCCTAAAATTATATCTAAGTAGTGTTAGTCTCTCATTTAGTACTAATTATCTGCCAAAAGTGCAGCTagtgaacattttaacaaaacaagcaaaattaaTCTGGTAGCATATTTTTCACACTAAACCTGGTTTTAATCCAATCTGTTTTTACCCCCTCCCCACACTTAGAAAGTTTTTGATGTGAAGGCTGGATGaggtggtttatgcctataatcccagcactttgggaggctgaaggacgactgcttgaggccaagagttcaagaccagcctggggaacacagcaagaccctgtctctacaaacaaaaaaattagctgggcacagtggtatgcgcctgcagtcccaaccactcaggagactgaggcatgaggagcacttgaacccagaagttggaggctgcagcgagctactgtactccagcatggacaGAGGGGGACCCTGacccttaaaaaaaatttttgttgacgtatttacataaaataagcaTACTGCTTGATACCAAAAAGAATCCTAGCTTAACAACcctaacacaaaaaattattttcactgattttaaccatgggtcagcaaacttttctgtaaagggccagactGTAAACTATTTTGCTTTGCAGGTCTCCGTCCTAACTGCTTAACTCCACCACTgtaacacaaaagcagccatatacaaaacataaacaaataagcatAGCTGGGTTGCAATCTTATAAAAACAGGACACAAGTCTCCAATCTGGATCTCTTGTcataaaaaaaagtttacttaacTAACACTAACTTTTGCTCATTAAAATGTTTGCTTAGTTGGAGGTCAAATTCTTAGCATCAGATGTAACTCCACAAAGCAAGAAAGGTATTCCATCACTTCACTACTATAGAACTGTATGTAGAACTGTATTATACCATTTCTCATTTGTTACTTTTCTAATGAACTATTCTGAGCAGTCTGAAGTAATTGAACAGTCTTAGATTACCACTCAGGGTGGAACTCTAATTAACATTCACTTAAGTAATATCTACAAAGGATTTTCCATTCAAGTTGATGGTTATCAATTCCCTGAATGCTAGTAACAGAAATCAAGAAGCTTCCAACAAATGACAGGAAAAACAATTCTGACTTAATCCTATAGTTATCACTTAAGACTCTTCAGTTTCACTTTAACAGTAACTCAAAAAATTCCTTAGGCACACACTAATAACAACAGTCCTGAATTTTTGAGGCCctaaccaaaaaaataaaaccttttaagaaatggaaaataaaatcattcaaacaaataagcacacacacataaacacggtatatatttctttaatcCTCCCTCAACACTTGAATTCATCTATGAAGTCCACCACAGCTCTAAAAATCTCTCTGAACTAGCTGCATTTCTATTATAATTAACagattttaaatcctttttatttAATGGAAGCATAAAACATTATCTGTGCAAAGGGGTACTTTTGCACATTTATCCAGATTTGTTCTAAAAAGCACAATACATACTAAGCAAAAACTGGGCATTTGggaaaatattcatataaatctTAATGGCTACATAAGGAAGTATTATTaaaacaaccaacaaacaaaTTGACATTAAGTCATTCCCAATTTGGACAGGGAGGACACATTATGCCAAAAATTAGATTTTGCTAAAAACATTTCAAACTTCACTGCAATTTTAATCATGTCCTCAATTTCGGCAAGCCTGTTTTCCAAACTTATGCTTTTAATAACTTGAATCCATGACAAACAATTTTTCCTATTCTGATGATAAAAGAGCcaatacatttttatacaaaagGATTTATTAAAAAACCAGTAAGACACTACTACATCATGACACTGTCACACTGGGCTTTTAACACAAGACTTGCTCTACAATACTGGGGGAAAGGGCATAAAACACAAATTGATTCTGAAGCATagcaattaagaaataaaacaatgaaagcaAATTTCTTTTAATGAGAACTCAGAATTAAACTTCAGAGGGACCCAACGTCATACTTCCATTCAGGGACTTGATACAAAAAATTTAGTTTGAACTGCTATTAGCAGGTGGCAGGAGCCACCTTCAAATGAATCTTCAAATTGGAAAATACTGCTTCACCACCtggagacaaagaagaaaaaaaaaaagtcactctggGCAGGCTACAACACTTAACAAAAATTTACATAATACTGAGTTATCCCTATGTTCCACTATATGTAAATACTGTATAACATTAAATGTGtgatatgttttataaattaaagcTGAACAGTAGAGTCCATGAGCTGTAAATCCACATGTGCACCACCGGTTTAAGATGTGATATGCTTTTAcaagtattctttaaaatataaaaagctttaAAGTATTTACCCAAAGAACTCATAAAAAGGTCAATTTGGTAAAAGGACATTTTGACCCAAGAGCATCGAATATTGAAGCTTATTTGATTGGATCAGCATATCTCTTGTCCATCACAAGTTATAGAAAAGTTATatacaaccaaaagaaaaagttatcTACTATAAGTAATTATAGGAAGTTGTCACAACAGGAATTCAGCTCAAGAACTTCTTGCAATTACTGCTACAACGTCTATAAATGGGAAAAGCAAGCattaaaatagattaataaaatataaaattaagactGGAAAATCCAGAGACAAGCTGTATCCTTAGAAgaataaatagttaaaattattCAGTAAGCTGACGTATTTAACCATTACTGGGCCTGTAAAAAACGCATTAAAATTACattacaaatagtttttaaaaagcaaagaaataagtGAAGGCAAAGCTTGAagtatccattttattttataatgctgATACAGGATGTTGGAAGAGACCATACCAAACGGCAGCATTCGAGAGCGTGAGCATCTCGTACCCTGTCCGCATTGAGCGGGCCTGTGAGAATCGTGAAGTCAGCGCGACACAGGGCCTGCAATGAAGTTCCCGCTGGCGGGTACAAACAAGGTATAATGTCAGAGTTAGTAGGCAATACTTTTTTGCTGCAATTCCTTAatttgtacccattagcagtaCTTTACCTGTTAACTTTACTGACTTGTTAATAATAGGACAAAAAGGCAAAAAGCTTAAGAGCACCTGTGTTATATATCTTTGAAAGTCACTATGTTATAATATGGTAAGCACTTCTGGGTGCTGTGAAACTCTTAAATTAAGCATTGTTTTATGAACAATATAGATTATAAAAACTACTATTGTAAATgacaaaaaactatttttaggACATACCTGTTGGGGATAAGTTGCAAATGGAATAATTTAGTATGGTTTGTAGCTATTTTGATGACCACCTCGCCTGGATACCTTCCCATAACCACTCTGCTGgtctaaaataaaacaagtgtTAGAACCAGAACTATAGTGGTTACAGACTAATAATCAGAACAGTAcctaattttaaataatctcaaAAAATTAAGGGTAGCTTAATTCCCAAGTGTGAAAAATTCACCCTGAGCAatcatttatcaaataatttacCAAATATGTGGTGAATGCATACAACGGCAGGCATTCAGAATTAGTTGATTACTTGACTTACTGTATAAAATGGGAGATAACCCCCTCACCCTTACAGTTTAAAAGTTTGAAGTTTCAAAGGATGGATAGCTGACCCTTTCACAACCACCAGaaaaaaacatcttaaaatttaGAACAGATTGTCGGTCACAACCAGTGCTTAGTATCTCTGCCCTTCTAAGCAGAGGGCCCCAATCTCACCCAATCCATCTTTGCTGACCTTCTTCTGACTTTAATTAACCTATTATTGTGCAGCAGGCCTAGTCACCTAAGAAAGGATATAACTCCAAGAACTGGTCTAaccaaggaaggaaaagaaacaccaCTTAAAACAATGCAATCAATGCAACCACTCTCCTCCAAAAGAATGTAAGACTGTTTCTAGTAGAACCCTTTACCTGACGGCTCAGCAGCTGCTACAAATTAGGTGGAGAGCAACTCCCTTAAGTTGCACAATGAACTCAGGGCTTTCCATGTCTAAAAGTCAAGTTTTTGGGTTCTATCAAGCTCAACATCTGTTTTAAGAGATTCTACATTAATAATCCTGAAGTGAGGATACTATTAGTTTTAACTGGCAACATGTGGTATTATTCAATTTTATAGGATTAAGACACATCATGCCAAGATTATTGGTTGGTCCAAGAAGTGACATTTGGAATACCTTGAGCTTAAAAGATCTGAACTGAGCTTAAAATTTCTAAATCCAAGTAAAACAAATGCCCAGCAAACATATATAGAACCACACATACACCCTACCCTTATAGTGTGTGTGTGATACAGGCTGGGAGGAACCAAGCAATAAAACGGCTGCAGTTTCAAGtttccaggaatttgaaacctGAAGACATTTGCACTTGGCAAGGCTACACTAACCTTTCTGCCTATCCAAATTTgtacaaaataaatgtcaaatagcAGTTAATATAAAAAGTATAGTACTTACTGCTATAATCACCATATCCATAGTAGTTGTTGTAACCAGTGTAGTCATATCCTCCATAACCACCGTAACCTTGGCTGTTATATCCATAGTTGCCATAGCCTTGATTCCAATAGTTACTATATCCCTGGTTCCAGTTTTGACTGGGGCCTGCAGCACATTAATAGGTTCACTAAAGTCAGAAGATCAGCAAAGATCTTTACTTCAGGataattaaaaagcagaaaagctTAAGATAGAGTAAACTAAGGCTCTAGCTTACCACCACCTCTTCCACGAGCTCTTCCTGCAAATCCTCCTCTAGATCCCCACTGTTGCTGTTGCTGATATTGTTCCTTCGACATGGCTACTTTTATTTCacactaaaagagaaaaattacattattaaactgactcaagaaaataaaagttgctaaATAAGTTTCTAAAAACCAGAATAGCCAACATGTTTAAATAAAGTAGGCTGATTTGAAACTTTCCTCAAATTCAGTTTATTAATTAAATCAATATTTAGTACTTAAGAGTAATCACTTATGAGTACTTGCTAGAGATGTTACTTCATTTTACTTGCCTTGAgtcctaaaaaatatttttgtgaaagcCTAGACAAAAACACCGAAAGTAACAAATGTGTCCGTCCTCTCCCCACAAAAAGTTGGTCAATGGTAAGTAACCAATGAGAAGTTTTTAAAGCATGCAAAGAACTTAAGCCTTTACAGAGAAAGATAAATGATTAAGCTCTTTACAACAGCTAGTTTTCTCTACAAGTAAATGGATGCTTAACTTACTTTACTAAGACCAACATTGTGGTATTTCTTTTCCATTATCTTCTTCACTGGTTCTTCTTCCTTAAAAGTAATAAAGCAGAATCCACGCCTCTTATTGGTCTTGTTGTCCATGGGGAGCTCTATGGATTCCACCTGgtattaaaaaacacattttaatatgcTAGCTCGCATTTTATTGACCTTAAAAGAAACACAAGTTTAGAGGGCGGAAAATGCACAAAGAAAACATGTATCTGGCACTGAAGTTCTATTCTCCTGTTTCCTCCTATTTATTCTAATCCTTTTAAGGAATTCTTCCAATTAGAATATCCTTTCTATCTAAGGTCTTCACaactatttacaaaaataagcttCACAAGGCACTGACATTTACTACCTAACTCAAGGGTCACAAATTCAAATGCCcacaaagaacaagaaaaaaacactcaaatttaagaaaaacagaataaaaatgtatttgagagAAAATAGGAAGTAGGGTGGTGAAGACTACTAAAAACTGGAGAGCGTATGCCCAAAGCAAGATGGAAGCTACTACTCAGTTTGAGAGATGCTGCCGTACGGGAGGGCAGTGTCAATTCCCATGTTGCGTGCTCttgcaaatatttaagaaaagctAGATACTGAGTTTTGTGGGCAATATCTCAAATCCTCAATACTAAAAAAGATGTATTGTTTGAATCAAGCAATAAATGTCTGCAGGATGTATCTGGAGCCCAATGCCACAAATTTCTCAACTTTCATTAATTCTTAAGAGAGACCTCTATTATCTATTTCACTAATGAGTCTAagtttgctttacttttttttttttttttttgagactcgctctgtcgcccaggctggagtgtagtggccggatctcagctcactgcaagctccgcctcccgggttcacaccattctccggcctcagcctcccgagtagctgggactacaggcgcccgccacctcgcctggctagttttttgtatttcttaatagagacggggtttcaccgtgttagccaggatggtctcgatctcctgacctcgtgatccgcctgtctcggcctcccaaagtgctgggattacaggcttgagccaccgcgcccggccgagtttgctttacttttaattgagacggggtctcactatgttggcccaggatggtcttcaactcctggtctccagtaatccacccacctcagcctccaaagtgctgggattactacagGCATGACCCATCACGTCCAACCTAATGAGTCTGTAATTATTGGTCTCATTAAATTTGCACGTATACATGCATTTCAATTGATAAGGCACTACACCTTATTCTTAATTCCTTTCCTATTTTGAACAAAAGTCTCCTTTTAATCTGGATTTCTTCCTCTTATTGTCTGTATTTAAGAATGCTTGCCTATTTCATCTTTGTATACTCTACCCCAGCAATACTTTGcatagagtaggtgctcaatgaaaaAAACGCATCATCCAACCTTCAAGACCTGCTAATAAAGTATTTACAACATCCTTATTCCAAAACAAATCACACAATCTGCCCTAACAGCTCTGAAAAGCCAAGTGACTCTGAGTCCATAATGGGACAATCACATTCACACTAATTTTGACATAAACTGGGTCAAAACATTTATAACATACCTCACCAAAACCACCAAAGTactctcttattttctcttcaggTGTATCTGGAGAAAGGCCaccaacaaaaatttttttaaccgGCTCTTTTGTTTTCATGGCTTTGGCCCTTTTAGGATCAATCACCTTCCCATTCAATTTATGTTCTTTTTGATCCATGACCTAAGAAAAttgaagttttcatttaaaaaatatatatcttaacTAAAGTTCAGAGaatattaatttacttaaaaGTAACTATAAATACAGATAATGCCAAGCATGTGTTGACTTGCTCAAGATTAAACTGTCAAGTCATGGTGGTGATGCAGTATCAACTAACATATACTAGTGTTTAAATCTAAAGGTAAGAATGGTAGGACATACACAAATTTAGCCAATTACTAGATAACCATTACCTTTTAACTGCAATATATACAAACATGACTGCTACTTCCCTTTAGCCCAGGATCAAAATAATGATTCAGTTAAAAGTTGCTTGCCtaacagaatttcaaaatatgtactTCTGTGAACTGTTAAAACACATCCTTTTAACTAGGCATATTTAAATCTATAATATCGTTAaagttaatttcaaaatttagcaGAGCCTGGAACCCAAATTATTCAGGAAACAATTCCTGAACCTATCTCTATCTTCATAAAATGTATTGGGGCAAGaaactattttcttccttcctatacTATCAAGAGGGGGAACCACAAATAGGCAAACTCATTGTATCAAACTATccatatgttaatattttatattattaactgaTCAGAACACGTAACACACTACCTTATCTACACTCTCCGATTCTTTAAATAGCACAAAGCCAAAACCCCTTGATCGCCCTGTGATAGGATCTAACTTCAGAGTGCAGTCTACAACTTCACCAAATTTGGAAAAGTAGTCCTTCAGATCTTTCTTTGTAGTGTCCCAGCTAAGGCCTCCTATAAACATTTTCCTGTAAAGACAAAAAGCAgtattaaaatgcttaaaaaaaaaattgccttaaaTATTATCCACATCAATAACACACCTTTTCCAAACTGCACCAGTTTACTGGGCagtatattaaaacatcattCTTCCTACATAACCACACATCAGGAACATCATATTCCAAAAAGCTGGCTTATTACTGCTGCTCCCGGATAATTACAAAATAGTGAGCAAGCAGCAAACTAAGTCTTTTAACTTGCTAAAAGATAAGCGTATACCCAAagtaaaaatactgtatataaaGGTTTTCCTTAGattacaaattaaaaagttaagaacaaaaaaacagaatcttAGCTTCAAATTTCTCTTCCAAAGTTCATTAAACTTGTTAAAATGCTATGCAGTTCCCCACTGATCTCAGCAACCAGCATTGGTGTCTATGCTGAAGCTCCTTTTCTATGTTAACAGTTCTCTCATGAACAAAACTCTTAGcacataaaatggaaaattctacATCTCACAATTAAGTTGTGAACCAATTTTTTTGATGTGCTAAGAGTCCTTAAGACAAAAGTAATGTGCAATATAAACAATTTAGTGACAATTATCCATTGAAGCACAATCCACTAATTAACTTAGATGATTCATTTACAGTAGAACCTCAGTTAACCAGCAATAAAGTATTTAAGcctttaaaatgcaaaaagtGATGGATGGTAAGCAGAAAACCACCAAGACACTTTAAGACCAaaggtatatactcaaaataaaagattttaaggtGAAATCTTACTAACATTACAGCAAAACACCAGAAAGTTCAGATCTGGCAGCTTTACACATGCTCCCTTTGtgcaaaaatgagtaaataaataaataaataaaaggctacCCTACACCTAACCTTCTTTCAACCCTTTAAAAAGACAGGActggaagtttttaattttaagggtAAACTGTCAGAATTTGTTATGTAATGGCTAAAAATGTCACCATGGGAATCAAATCAGACTTGCTCagcattttctcatctttttaacTGGGGAGGGGTCCTGGGTGGGGACTGGGATGTGACACCAACTCAGCTCCATAAAGAAATTAAACGCCTTTCATTAGGAAACATCTCCATCTTGTGGGCTTTTAAGATATTGCCACTAAGGCCCATTCTTGGAATAAAAGGCAATTGTCCCTTGAATTAGGGTCTTTCTTCACTTCCTCAAAGACACCTGATTAACTGAGGTGTTACTGATCTTACTATCCTACCACAGTCCTGTTTCACTTCTAATGACAAAGCAAACTTTTAGTGCAGAGTAAGTCCTAGGTATATACTGCACTTCCCACTTCAGGTTAGCTTTTCAACTCACATGTATTCTAGAGCTGGGCCATTTATATGCTTAATATTCAGGACTTCCTCAAAGTTTCCAGGCTTGAAGTAGCATTTATTAAACAACTCTGGCATTTTataagcaaatgaacaaaaacacccatcatgttttgtgtgtttgaaatgtttatttcttgccAATTCCATGGAAGAAATTGGAGTTATTTTCTCAATATACATTGTCTTTAATTTGAATAGTGTGTACCTTTTAGTATACAatctt is a window encoding:
- the HNRNPD gene encoding heterogeneous nuclear ribonucleoprotein D0 isoform X1 produces the protein MSEEQFGGDGAAAAATAAVGGSAGEQEGAMVAATQGAAAAAGSGAGTGGGTASGGTEGGSAESEGAKIDASKNEEDEGHSNSSPRHSEAATAQREEWKMFIGGLSWDTTKKDLKDYFSKFGEVVDCTLKLDPITGRSRGFGFVLFKESESVDKVMDQKEHKLNGKVIDPKRAKAMKTKEPVKKIFVGGLSPDTPEEKIREYFGGFGEVESIELPMDNKTNKRRGFCFITFKEEEPVKKIMEKKYHNVGLSKCEIKVAMSKEQYQQQQQWGSRGGFAGRARGRGGGPSQNWNQGYSNYWNQGYGNYGYNSQGYGGYGGYDYTGYNNYYGYGDYSNQQSGYGKVSRRGGHQNSYKPY
- the HNRNPD gene encoding heterogeneous nuclear ribonucleoprotein D0 isoform X2; amino-acid sequence: MSEEQFGGDGAAAAATAAVGGSAGEQEGAMVAATQGAAAAAGSGAGTGGGTASGGTEGGSAESEGAKIDASKNEEDEGKMFIGGLSWDTTKKDLKDYFSKFGEVVDCTLKLDPITGRSRGFGFVLFKESESVDKVMDQKEHKLNGKVIDPKRAKAMKTKEPVKKIFVGGLSPDTPEEKIREYFGGFGEVESIELPMDNKTNKRRGFCFITFKEEEPVKKIMEKKYHNVGLSKCEIKVAMSKEQYQQQQQWGSRGGFAGRARGRGGGPSQNWNQGYSNYWNQGYGNYGYNSQGYGGYGGYDYTGYNNYYGYGDYSNQQSGYGKVSRRGGHQNSYKPY
- the HNRNPD gene encoding heterogeneous nuclear ribonucleoprotein D0 isoform X3 yields the protein MSEEQFGGDGAAAAATAAVGGSAGEQEGAMVAATQGAAAAAGSGAGTGGGTASGGTEGGSAESEGAKIDASKNEEDEGHSNSSPRHSEAATAQREEWKMFIGGLSWDTTKKDLKDYFSKFGEVVDCTLKLDPITGRSRGFGFVLFKESESVDKVMDQKEHKLNGKVIDPKRAKAMKTKEPVKKIFVGGLSPDTPEEKIREYFGGFGEVESIELPMDNKTNKRRGFCFITFKEEEPVKKIMEKKYHNVGLSKCEIKVAMSKEQYQQQQQWGSRGGFAGRARGRGGDQQSGYGKVSRRGGHQNSYKPY
- the HNRNPD gene encoding heterogeneous nuclear ribonucleoprotein D0 isoform X4, translating into MSEEQFGGDGAAAAATAAVGGSAGEQEGAMVAATQGAAAAAGSGAGTGGGTASGGTEGGSAESEGAKIDASKNEEDEGKMFIGGLSWDTTKKDLKDYFSKFGEVVDCTLKLDPITGRSRGFGFVLFKESESVDKVMDQKEHKLNGKVIDPKRAKAMKTKEPVKKIFVGGLSPDTPEEKIREYFGGFGEVESIELPMDNKTNKRRGFCFITFKEEEPVKKIMEKKYHNVGLSKCEIKVAMSKEQYQQQQQWGSRGGFAGRARGRGGDQQSGYGKVSRRGGHQNSYKPY